DNA from Paraburkholderia sp. BL10I2N1:
GGGCAGTTGCCCAAGCGGCTTTGCCTTGGTGCCAAGCTCGATCACGACGCCGTGTCCGGTATCGATGAACCGGAACAGTTCCTGGGTAATGACAACCGTGTTGAAGTCTCTGCGGGTTCGACGCCGCGGCGCACGACCGAGTCCCTTCAGTTGCCGTTGTCTGGCCGTCATCCAGCGCACCGCGCCGTTGCGCAGGATCTGGCTGGGCACCTCGTAGAGCCACGGCGTCAGCTCCCGATCCTTGAACTGCGCATACTGCTGGTCCAGCGGTGTGCGCACATCCGTCTTGCCCGATGCAAGTTCGAGCCGACGTTGCGCCGCAAAGAGGCGATCCTCGCTGACCTTGCCGTTGTAGATCGTCCGCTGACATCCAGTCCAGCGCCTGAGCATGGCTGCCTCCCCAGCCTCGGGGTAGGCCCTGAATCGAACACCGGATTGAAGTTTAGAGGACATATCAACACTGTACATCCATACAGTACCATGTCAAGCGTCGTGGGCTCGCAACCGCCGAAGAGGCGAACCTGCGGTTCGCGCGCTTTCCTTCCCCGCCCTGAAGAGGCTGTCGCAAAACGTGCAAAGCGAAACAATTCAGCTCTATAAGTGCTTGAATTGTCAGGGCGTGAAAAGCCGGCGCGTTTGCCTGCGTACCCTTTTGCGACAACCTCTGAAGGACGGGGTTTGACGCGCTTTCTGATCAAGCATAGAAGATGAGCCGGCTTTAATGCAGAATTAATTGCACAGGCATTTTTGCATGGAATTTATTTTCCATTTCGGACGCCTTACCTGGCGCGGCCGGCCGTGTGGCTTGATGGAAATCCATCATTTTTTGGCGTGTACACGCGGCTCCCATCATCTACCTTTGTCGCAACGACTGGCCCGCCTGCAACACCTTGCTGACGGGAAGCTCGCAAACACCCCCTATAAGCTGGAGACACCCCATGTCCTCGACTTCCCGCGTCGACGGCGGCGCGACCACGCAGAGCGCCGGCGACCAGGCCTTTGGCGACGGTATCGGCCAGCAGTGGTATCAGCCAGCCATCCCGCGCACCGTGCTCAAGGAGTTGATGAAGCGCAGCGATGCCGAGGGGTGGCGCAACTTCGGCCTGTGGCTCGCCCTGCTGCTCGCCTCCGGCGCGGTGGCGGCGATGACATGGGGAACGTGGTGGACCGTTCCGGCGTTCTTTGCCTACGGCACAATCTACTCGTCGAGCGACGCACGCTGGCACGAACTCGCGCACGGCACCCCGTTCAAGAGCCGCTGGGCCAACGAGGCCTTCTATCACCTGTCGTCGTTCATGACGATCCGCGAGGGCTACTGGTGGCGCTGGAGCCACGCGCGACATCACACGCATACCTACTTTCAGGAGCGCGATCCGGAGATTCAGGTCGCGCGACCGACGAAGGTCTGGCCCATCGTCGTCGACTTCTTCGGACTGGTGGGCTGCTCGCTGGAGATCGCCAAGATCGTGCGCCACGCGTTCGGCCGGGTCGATGCATCCACCGACGCATTTCTGCCCGCCACCGAAAAGCCCA
Protein-coding regions in this window:
- a CDS encoding fatty acid desaturase, whose translation is MSSTSRVDGGATTQSAGDQAFGDGIGQQWYQPAIPRTVLKELMKRSDAEGWRNFGLWLALLLASGAVAAMTWGTWWTVPAFFAYGTIYSSSDARWHELAHGTPFKSRWANEAFYHLSSFMTIREGYWWRWSHARHHTHTYFQERDPEIQVARPTKVWPIVVDFFGLVGCSLEIAKIVRHAFGRVDASTDAFLPATEKPRMIWSCRIYLAVIVLTIGLAIAMHSFLPLMFIWTPRFYGGWLHQLLGLTQHAGLAVNVKDHRLNTRTVHINPVFRFLYLNMNYHLEHHLLPMVPFHALPRLHEAIRHQLPPAYSSLYAAYREMLPALWTQRSDPYHVIERTLPVKDTTDSTDTPRAAFTAQSNV